The Denitrificimonas caeni genome has a segment encoding these proteins:
- a CDS encoding OmpA family protein → MKRKFQQLALILTCSAVAACSTSKEAQPVVYIKKSPVSNQWVADKEGELRESIKGSPFTLRSEKGKWIVTAPASESFNPDRPGLLMPHVLRPITQIAKTLQSNPDSAVLVLGHSDFAGNTRSNHELSADRAKAVASIFRLSGFKHGRMMHLGMGNSYSLGHGQNNRVEIIITHSTEMQGLMAEYHPVHMRQLASNR, encoded by the coding sequence ATGAAACGTAAATTTCAGCAATTGGCTTTAATATTAACCTGTTCGGCAGTAGCTGCATGCTCCACCAGTAAAGAGGCACAGCCTGTTGTCTATATAAAGAAAAGTCCTGTATCAAATCAGTGGGTTGCTGATAAAGAAGGGGAGTTGCGCGAGTCAATCAAGGGATCTCCTTTTACTCTGCGTAGCGAAAAAGGTAAGTGGATTGTTACTGCGCCAGCAAGTGAGTCGTTCAATCCCGACCGTCCAGGCCTGCTGATGCCTCATGTGCTTAGACCCATCACACAAATAGCCAAAACTTTGCAGAGCAACCCAGATTCAGCAGTGCTGGTGTTAGGGCATTCAGACTTTGCCGGCAATACACGATCAAATCATGAGTTAAGTGCCGACCGTGCTAAAGCAGTGGCTTCTATTTTCCGCCTCAGTGGTTTCAAGCATGGCCGCATGATGCACCTGGGCATGGGCAATTCCTACTCTTTAGGTCATGGTCAAAATAATCGTGTAGAAATCATTATTACCCACAGCACAGAGATGCAAGGGCTTATGGCTGAATACCATCCCGTGCATATGCGTCAGCTTGCTTCAAACCGCTAA
- a CDS encoding Arc family DNA-binding protein: MSLKKNVAYSSRTADKFVVRLPEGMRDRIAEVARAQHRSMNSEIIARLESSLQQDGELAHSDGLSLDSPELSQYERELLMRFRQLAQRQQNALLALIANDIQD; encoded by the coding sequence ATGAGCCTTAAAAAGAACGTTGCATACTCCAGCCGCACTGCTGACAAATTTGTTGTGCGCTTGCCGGAAGGAATGCGTGACCGAATCGCTGAAGTCGCTCGCGCTCAACATCGCAGCATGAACTCTGAAATCATTGCGCGCCTAGAAAGCAGCCTGCAACAAGACGGCGAGTTAGCCCATAGCGATGGCTTGAGCTTAGACAGCCCTGAACTTTCTCAGTACGAGCGCGAGCTATTGATGCGCTTCAGACAATTAGCCCAACGCCAACAAAATGCCTTACTCGCCTTAATCGCCAATGACATCCAAGATTAA
- a CDS encoding phosphate ABC transporter substrate-binding/OmpA family protein — MRLSQLTLRFTFPLIIGLVGLVFSSLSAAQKPHTLNIYGSNTIGSQLAPALAQSFLEHRGLTRIKRQSDANTQQHSFTAGTQAEPTSLQIHIHSQGSSTGFTALHHGNGDIAAASRPIKTQEAHQLSTLGDMRSSHAEHVIAIDGIAIIVHPDNPVATLDLTELAAVFSGEISNWESLGGNPGQINLYARDNKSGTWETFKELVLTPAEHSLANSAKRFESSYALSESVSQDPNGIGFIGLPYVLNAKALAISAGGALAMFPTAGLIATEDYPLSRRLYLYSAEHNSNPLAQAFLDFTHSAAGQKQVENNGFISQEVSAMSVASVVDMPPRYQELAQHAQRLSVNFRFKEGSAQLDNKAARDIDRVLAYLRNNNKTDKKLVLVGFGDEKSDPERALLLSKLRAMAVRRELRQPDITFKEVLGIGDVMPVASNKADHGRLKNRRVELWVY; from the coding sequence ATGCGACTTAGCCAACTCACCCTACGCTTTACCTTCCCACTAATTATTGGCTTAGTGGGCCTAGTTTTTAGCAGTTTAAGCGCAGCGCAAAAGCCTCACACATTAAACATTTACGGTTCCAACACCATCGGTAGCCAACTCGCTCCGGCTTTAGCGCAAAGCTTTTTAGAGCACCGCGGCCTAACTCGCATCAAGCGGCAAAGTGATGCAAATACACAACAGCACAGCTTCACTGCAGGTACACAAGCAGAACCAACAAGCCTGCAGATTCATATTCACAGCCAAGGTAGCAGCACGGGTTTTACTGCTCTACACCACGGCAATGGCGATATAGCTGCTGCCTCTAGACCCATCAAAACACAAGAAGCTCATCAACTCTCAACGCTCGGCGATATGCGCAGCAGTCATGCTGAGCACGTCATAGCAATTGATGGTATCGCCATCATTGTCCATCCCGACAATCCAGTTGCAACACTCGACCTAACTGAGCTTGCGGCTGTTTTTTCTGGTGAAATAAGTAACTGGGAGAGTCTTGGCGGCAATCCAGGCCAAATTAACCTATACGCCCGCGATAATAAGTCAGGCACTTGGGAGACCTTTAAAGAACTGGTTCTAACCCCTGCAGAGCACTCCTTAGCCAATAGCGCTAAACGCTTTGAGTCTAGTTATGCTCTTTCTGAGTCAGTCAGCCAAGACCCCAACGGCATCGGCTTTATCGGCTTGCCCTACGTCCTCAATGCCAAAGCTCTGGCCATTTCTGCCGGTGGTGCACTGGCTATGTTCCCAACAGCAGGGCTTATAGCAACTGAAGACTACCCTTTGTCACGCCGCTTATATTTATACAGCGCTGAGCACAACAGTAACCCGCTAGCGCAAGCGTTCCTAGACTTCACCCACAGCGCCGCTGGGCAAAAACAAGTAGAAAACAATGGTTTTATCAGCCAAGAGGTTAGCGCCATGTCGGTAGCCAGCGTGGTAGATATGCCGCCGCGCTATCAAGAGCTGGCGCAACATGCGCAACGCCTTTCGGTCAATTTCCGCTTCAAGGAAGGCAGCGCTCAACTTGATAATAAAGCAGCGCGAGATATTGATAGAGTGCTGGCTTATTTACGCAACAATAACAAAACCGACAAAAAACTAGTTCTCGTGGGCTTTGGTGATGAGAAATCTGACCCAGAGCGAGCACTGTTACTCTCCAAGCTACGCGCCATGGCCGTGCGCCGGGAATTACGCCAGCCCGACATTACCTTCAAGGAAGTACTGGGTATTGGTGATGTAATGCCAGTTGCAAGCAACAAAGCAGACCACGGCAGACTGAAAAACCGCCGCGTAGAACTGTGGGTATATTAA
- a CDS encoding HU family DNA-binding protein: MALSKDQLINEIAESTDSTKTHIRDVLDQLSQVVNDALDADGEITLPGIGKLKVTERAARTGRNPQTGEAIQIAAKKVIKLVPAKALVDSINS; this comes from the coding sequence ATGGCCCTTAGCAAAGATCAACTGATCAATGAAATTGCCGAATCAACTGATTCTACTAAAACACATATTCGTGACGTACTTGACCAGTTGAGTCAAGTTGTCAATGATGCACTGGACGCCGATGGCGAGATTACTTTACCAGGCATCGGCAAACTGAAAGTTACCGAGCGCGCAGCACGTACTGGCCGCAACCCACAAACTGGCGAAGCCATTCAAATTGCCGCTAAAAAAGTTATCAAGTTGGTTCCGGCTAAAGCTCTAGTTGATAGCATCAACAGCTAA
- a CDS encoding YggL family protein, producing MAKNRSRRLRKKLCVDEFQELGFELQLSYPDDTEDAAIEAFFADLVVDAIEGKGMALIGGEEFAVVCSGKRGSVTEEQRAEVEAWLKERKELSSFAVSPLQDVWYPENPINPA from the coding sequence ATGGCTAAAAATCGTTCGCGTCGCTTGCGTAAAAAATTATGTGTTGATGAGTTTCAGGAGTTGGGCTTTGAGTTGCAGTTAAGCTACCCAGACGACACTGAAGATGCCGCAATTGAAGCATTTTTTGCTGACTTAGTCGTCGACGCTATTGAAGGCAAAGGTATGGCGTTGATTGGTGGTGAGGAGTTTGCTGTAGTGTGTTCAGGCAAGCGTGGCTCAGTGACTGAAGAGCAGCGTGCTGAAGTTGAAGCATGGCTCAAAGAGCGTAAAGAGTTAAGCTCGTTTGCAGTTAGCCCACTGCAAGATGTTTGGTATCCAGAGAACCCAATTAACCCAGCCTAA
- the dacB gene encoding D-alanyl-D-alanine carboxypeptidase/D-alanyl-D-alanine endopeptidase: MRSSLSVLCLSIAISPVAALGQTLSSGNIDKALKANKINSEALSAVTIPLSGPGKSSYMNADLQINPASTMKLVTTYAALELLGPAFQWKTEFFTDGTLRDGVLNGNLYLKGGGDPKLNMERLWLLLRDLRANGVRHISGDLILDRSHFAPPPLSVFDDDSNDQSKPFLVEPDSLLVNFKSQRFIVRGEESGAQVVMEPPIGSIEIINNVKLKNAKNCNSPVINYVPKDDGHTLTLTVNGHIAPGCSTQNYLAFLDHPRYAAGVVRSIWQEMGGTILGNDMLGETPKDARLLVRAYSPDLTEVIRDINKYSNNTMAKQLFLSIGARYRTAADSDDAAAARRVINNLLSKNKISPTGFFIENGSGLSRQERITARQLGLMLEAAWKSPYAAEFISSLPIVAMDGTMRRRLRNTQLVGQAHIKTGTLKNVRAIAGFSRDVNGDAWAVVAIINHAQPWGASAILDQVLLDVYRQPKTK, translated from the coding sequence CTGCGCAGCAGTCTTTCTGTGCTCTGTTTATCAATAGCTATCAGTCCTGTGGCTGCGCTGGGGCAAACCTTATCATCCGGCAATATTGATAAAGCTTTAAAAGCTAACAAAATCAATAGCGAAGCGCTTTCTGCAGTGACTATCCCCTTAAGTGGCCCGGGGAAAAGCTCTTATATGAATGCTGACCTACAGATCAATCCAGCCTCTACTATGAAACTGGTCACCACCTATGCGGCGCTGGAATTATTAGGCCCAGCATTCCAGTGGAAAACTGAGTTTTTTACCGACGGCACTTTGCGTGACGGTGTTCTCAACGGAAACCTCTACCTAAAAGGTGGTGGTGATCCAAAACTCAATATGGAGCGTTTATGGCTGTTATTGAGGGATCTACGCGCAAACGGTGTACGCCACATTTCCGGGGACTTAATTCTTGATCGCAGCCACTTTGCGCCGCCGCCCCTTAGTGTTTTCGATGATGACAGCAACGATCAAAGCAAACCTTTCCTGGTTGAACCCGACTCATTGCTGGTGAACTTTAAGTCACAGCGCTTTATTGTGCGTGGCGAAGAAAGTGGCGCTCAGGTGGTGATGGAGCCTCCCATTGGCAGCATTGAAATCATCAACAACGTCAAACTGAAAAATGCCAAAAACTGCAACAGCCCCGTAATTAACTATGTGCCAAAAGATGATGGCCATACTTTGACGCTGACTGTTAACGGCCATATTGCCCCAGGCTGCAGCACCCAAAACTACTTAGCCTTCCTTGATCACCCGCGTTATGCCGCTGGTGTAGTACGCAGTATTTGGCAGGAGATGGGTGGTACTATTTTAGGCAATGACATGCTCGGCGAAACACCAAAAGATGCCCGCTTGTTGGTCCGCGCTTATTCACCTGACCTCACCGAGGTTATCCGCGATATTAATAAGTACAGTAACAACACCATGGCTAAGCAGCTGTTTCTGAGCATTGGTGCACGCTACCGTACTGCTGCTGATAGCGATGATGCCGCAGCAGCACGCCGTGTCATTAATAATCTATTGAGTAAAAATAAAATCTCGCCCACCGGCTTTTTTATTGAAAACGGCTCGGGCTTATCACGTCAAGAGCGCATTACTGCCCGCCAGTTGGGTTTAATGCTAGAAGCCGCTTGGAAAAGTCCTTACGCGGCAGAGTTTATTTCGTCCCTGCCTATCGTAGCGATGGATGGCACCATGCGTCGCCGCTTACGCAACACTCAGTTAGTCGGGCAAGCACACATTAAAACTGGCACCCTAAAGAACGTCCGCGCTATTGCTGGATTTAGCCGCGATGTCAATGGCGATGCTTGGGCCGTAGTGGCCATCATCAACCACGCCCAACCTTGGGGTGCTTCAGCCATTCTGGATCAAGTATTGCTAGATGTTTACCGCCAACCGAAAACTAAGTAA